The following coding sequences lie in one Tichowtungia aerotolerans genomic window:
- the radC gene encoding RadC family protein: MKDLPKALQPREKFDRVGPENLSESDLLALILRTGVAGLNVVELAEMLLLQYGSLSALSRASAAELQKIRGVGKEKAKILKASLEMGRRLVQENVGENPRIASPEEAAAVLRERARGLDREVFWVLLLDIKNRLMVPPCEVSRGTLNSSLVHPREIFKPAVQHSAAHVILAHNHPSGDPSPSAQDIKVTRKLVEAGHMMEITVLDHMIIGRKTREGVDDFMSLRESGLVLFHQD; encoded by the coding sequence GTGAAAGATTTGCCCAAGGCACTGCAACCGCGCGAGAAATTCGATCGGGTCGGTCCGGAAAACCTTTCGGAGAGCGATTTGCTGGCGCTGATTCTCCGGACCGGCGTGGCCGGGCTCAACGTGGTTGAACTGGCGGAAATGCTTCTGCTTCAATACGGATCGCTCAGCGCGTTGTCCCGGGCATCCGCAGCAGAGCTTCAGAAAATCCGCGGCGTTGGTAAGGAAAAAGCAAAAATTCTGAAAGCGTCGCTCGAAATGGGGCGAAGGCTGGTTCAGGAAAACGTCGGTGAGAACCCGCGTATTGCATCGCCGGAAGAAGCTGCTGCTGTTTTGCGCGAGCGCGCCCGAGGGCTGGATCGCGAAGTGTTCTGGGTACTGCTCCTGGATATTAAGAATCGTTTAATGGTCCCGCCGTGCGAAGTGTCGAGAGGAACGCTGAATTCAAGCCTGGTTCATCCGCGTGAAATTTTTAAGCCGGCGGTTCAGCATTCAGCGGCACACGTGATTCTCGCGCACAACCATCCGTCGGGCGATCCGTCGCCGTCGGCTCAGGATATTAAAGTCACCCGCAAGCTGGTGGAGGCTGGACACATGATGGAAATCACGGTCCTGGACCATATGATTATCGGACGCAAAACCCGAGAGGGAG
- a CDS encoding SDR family oxidoreductase encodes MNTRIAIVTGATSGIGEATVRKLIEVGMQVVGNGRTREKLATLEKELGSNFCGVAGDAGDEKVIDQLFAEAQEHFGGEANLVVINAGRGLGGSVTTSDQSQLDDLLNVNVKGAALLMQKAALKMVKQQEKGFPKSAADIVIIGSVVGRHISPFSAVYGASKFAVHALAEGLRREVGPKGVRVSLVQPGIVISGFQDVAGYSDELVQGFHDKFGPLPTAADIADAICHVTTLPPHINISDIVVRPTRQEYP; translated from the coding sequence ATGAATACACGAATTGCAATTGTGACGGGAGCCACCTCCGGCATCGGAGAAGCCACTGTCCGAAAACTGATTGAAGTCGGCATGCAGGTGGTTGGAAACGGACGTACGCGTGAAAAACTCGCCACCCTCGAGAAAGAGCTGGGAAGCAACTTCTGCGGCGTAGCCGGTGATGCCGGCGATGAAAAAGTGATTGACCAGCTGTTTGCGGAAGCGCAGGAACATTTTGGCGGCGAAGCCAATCTGGTTGTCATCAATGCGGGCCGAGGGCTCGGTGGATCAGTTACCACTTCTGACCAGTCCCAGCTAGACGACCTTTTGAACGTTAATGTTAAAGGAGCAGCGCTGCTGATGCAGAAAGCCGCCCTGAAAATGGTGAAACAACAGGAAAAAGGCTTTCCAAAGTCGGCGGCAGACATCGTCATTATCGGATCCGTAGTCGGTCGCCACATCTCACCTTTCAGCGCGGTATATGGCGCGTCTAAGTTTGCAGTCCATGCCCTGGCAGAAGGATTGCGCCGCGAAGTCGGCCCGAAAGGTGTCCGCGTATCACTGGTCCAGCCGGGCATCGTCATCAGTGGATTTCAGGACGTGGCAGGCTACAGCGATGAATTAGTGCAGGGGTTTCATGACAAATTCGGCCCGTTGCCGACTGCCGCGGATATTGCAGATGCAATCTGCCATGTGACCACACTGCCGCCTCACATTAACATCAGCGACATTGTTGTCCGACCAACACGACAGGAATATCCGTAA